The window CGGTGGTGGTACCCGTGAACGTGGCGCCGACCAGCCAGTCGCGAGCCGACAGGGAGGTCGTCAGCGGGGCCACCGGCAGCTGGGTCTCGTCCTTGGCGACCACGGTCAATGTCCGGCCGTCGGGTGTCTTGGCGATACCGGGAACCTCAGAGGCGACGGCGCCGTTGTCCGGTGGTGGGGGAGCGCCTACGTCAGCGACGGGCGGCGCCGGGTCGGCCGGTTCCGCCGATGCGAGCGGGGTCGCTCCCATCGGGATCAACATGCAAACTGCAGCCGCAGTGGCAAAGCGATGCAACATATCCTGTCGGCGCCTTCCGTCTGTCACTCGTGAAATTTCTGTGAGAAATGATTGATCGGTGGTTAAACAGCTTTGGTGACGCCGAGGTAGGTCACGACGTCATCGGTGTTGTCGGTCGAGCTGGTGAACGTCGCGTACGAGCGGATGAAGGACTGGCCCGCGCATCCGTCGATCTTGATTCGGTACCCGGTGATGGAGATTCGCGGGGCGGTGCCCTTGAACGATTTCTTGCCGACCGGAACGATATTCACCGTGCCGGGCTTGAGGTCGATCTTCATCTGGTAGGACGCCGAGAGCCCAAGGGTGATGGGCAGCAGCGAGCCGCTCACCAGCGGGATGCCGACTCCCGGGGTGACGCCCGCGCTGGCGATGGACTCGATGTCGTCCTGGACTATGCCGCAACCGATCTGGTAGCCGGCCTCCAAGGTTCCACCGGCCAGCTTGGTGCTGCCGCCACCGGTCACCGAGGCGGTGAACGTTCCGTCCACCAGGTACTCACGTGACCACGGCGAATTGGTCAGGGAGGCCACGGGTTCCATGGACTCGTCCTTACCCGACACGTTGAGAACCCAGCCGTCGGGCGTCTTGAGAACTCCGGGCGCAGCGGAGGGTATCGGTCCCGCGGGGCCGCCGGGCGCCGGTTCTGTGTTGGCCACAGGTGCCACGTTGGGATCAGCCGGCGGGTCGGCGAGCGCGAGCGGAGCCGCTCCCGTCTGAACCAGCAGGCATACTCCAGCCAGTGCGGCAAAGCGTTTCAACATGTCGTGTTGGCGCCTCTCGTCGTTGATATCCACTATCTCGTTCGGAAGAATCATTGAGTTGGCGGGTGTCGCGACGGTTAACACCGCGCCAACAATTCCCGCCTGATTACCGTCTACCGGGCGTCATTTCCTCCCATCCGCCGTCAGACGGGTCTGATTCGGTCTCAGGGTGATACCAACTGCGTGCGGCGCTGGTGAAGGGGACACTCGATGGATCCTTCGGCGGCGCCTGTTGTTCGTTGTCCGTTCACGATCACGACAGATATCCCGTTAATCATCTCTCTGTCCTGACCCTGCGGAACCCTGACGTCACAGGTTTCGGGTGGGGCTGGTTTGGAACTTCCAGCCGGACGGTTCGGGGGAGCCCACGATCCAGGAGGAAGCGATGAGAACATCACTGTTGTGCGGGCGGGCGCTGACTGCCTCTTTGCTGGTATCCGCGTCGGCATTGTTTACCATCCCTGTTGCATCTGCTGACCCAGATGCGCAGACCAATGCGCCGGGGCCCGCGCCCGACCCGGCTTCGGTCAATGCGCCGGCGCCGCCGCTGGACGCACCGCCGCCGGACGTGTCGACCTTCAGCGCGGTGTCGGACGCTTGTAAGCAATTCGGTGCGGCGCTGAACTTCGCTGCGACGAATTACGAGGACTTCGCGTACAACACCGCCGGCAACGGAAACAGCGTGAACTACCAAGATCCGAACGTGGCCAATTCGAATGTCATCGGGCGTACCGCACTGCGGGAGGCCGCCGCTGCGGCAATGTCGGCGGCATCCACACCCGGGCTGCCTGATGATGTCGCAGCACCCATGCGATCATGGTCGCTGCACGCCGCAAAGCTGTTGGTGATCATGGGGATTCGTGGTGGTGGTGATTCGCTGAATTCGACTGCCAACGACATGAACACCGACGCGAACAATGCGCAGATGGCTTGTGCGCTCAATGGCGCACATGCCTAGTCTCTGGGTTTAGCTACCCGCCAAGGAATCGGCCCCCTCCTGTCGGAGGGGGCGATTCCTTGGTTAGTCGACGCTGTTACCCGCCCGCGCCGCCAGTGCCCCCCGTGCCGGGACGGCCTCCGAGCGACCCTCCGCCGAGCGTGCCGGGCTGGCCGTTGGTGGCGCCGCCCTTGCCGCCCTTGCCGCCGGCGCCGCCGTTGCCGCCGTTGAGAACGCTGCCGCCGCCATTGCCGCCGTCGCCGCCCTTGCCGCCGGTGCCGGCCGTCGCGCCGTCGCCACCGTTGCCACCGTTGGCGCCGGGGCCACCGCTGAAGCCGCCGAAGCCGCCGGCCCCGCCGTTGCCGCCAGTACCGCCGGTTGCGCCCGTGGCGCCCTTACCGCCGGGGCCGCCCGCGCCACCGTTGCTACCGGCCAGACCGCCAGTGCCACCGGCACCGCCGCTACCGCCGGCAGCGTTGGTGCTCGTGCCGCCATCGCCACCGGCGGCGCCGGCGCCGCCGTTACCGATGGCGCCGCCGGCGCCGCCGCTACCGCCCTTGCCGCCGTTGCCGCCGGCCCCGGTTCCGCCGGCACCGCCGACACCCCCGACACCGCCCGCGCCGCCCTTGCCGGACACCAGGCCGCCGGTACCACCGGTGCCACCGGCACCGCCGTTACCACCGGTCGCGGTGCCGGCGCCGCCGGCGCCACCGGCGCCACCGGCGCCGCCCCCCGCCGAGCCGTAGAAGCCGCCGTTGCCGCCGGCGCCGCCAGCACCGCCGTCGGTGCCAGCGGCACCAGCGCCGTAGCCGGCGCCGCCCGCGCCACCGGCGCCAGCAGTACCGCCACCGAGGAGGGCCGCGATCGCGGCATCGCCGCCGTTGCCGCCCTTGCCGCCGGCAAGACCGGCGGTCGTGCTGGCCCCGCCGTCGCCGCCCTTGCCGCCGCTACCGCCGAGCGCTCCGGCGTTGCCGCCGTTGCCGCCGGCGGCGCCGGCGGCGCCGTTGCCACCGTTGCCGCCGCCGCCGCCGAACAGCGTGCCGGGCACGCTGCCGGCGATCAGTCCGCCGTTGCCGCCGTTGCCGCCCTTGCCGCCATTGACCAGGGCGATGCCGTTGCCGCCGTTGCCGCCGCTGCCGTACAGCCCGGCGCTGCCGCCGTCGCCGCCGTTGTAGCCGTTGCCGCCGTTGCCGAACAGGCCGGCGTTACCGCCGTTGCACGCCGCACCGGCGCCGCAGCTCGCGGTGCCGACGTCGACGGCGGAGAAGCTGTAGCCGTTGCCGAACAGGATCCCGCCGTTCGGGCGGTCGGCGGTGCCGTCGCCGATGAAGACCCCGATGAGATCGCCGGTCGCCGCGGCGGTCGCCGACGCCGTCGGTCCGGTCGGCACTGCCGAGGCGGAGCCGGAGACGCTGGCCAGGCCGCAGAAGGCCGAGCCCGGCGCGCACTGGGTGTTGACCAGCTTGATGGCCGGCGCGGCCATTGGAGTTGAGGTGTCGGTGGAAGCCATCAGGAAGCCGGCCCCGACCATCGCGGCACCGGCGACGCCGGTGGTGACGAATGCGGGCGCAACAACGCCGCGGGGCGACTTCTTACGGTGTTTGGCCAATTTCCTGGTCCCCTTCGAGGATGTACAGCCGTCTCATGCGGCGAGTTGTCACTGCGTAGCAAATCCAAGTGCGGCTATGCGGCTCAGGGTCGAACACCGGGCAAACGCCAGGCGAACTCGAAATATCTAACGCCCATCTCAGCCGCTACTTGCAGAGCTCGGCGATCCGGGTGTTCGTCGCCTCCGCGTCACGCAGCCGGGCAGTCTGGGCCGGGTCTTCGTTGCCGACTCCGGCGAGGGCGTTCATGGCGATGTCCTGCAGGCCGTTGGCAAAGCTGTGAATCGCGTCCGACAGGTCCTTCGGGGTGCCGGGGCCGGTTCGGGCCAGCAGGTAGGTCGCACCGCCGGCCATGGCGAGCCGAGCATTGGCGGCCACGGCCAGGACACCGGCGGGTTCGGGGCCTGCGTCACCGTGGGTCTGCAGCGTGACCGCGGCGGTCACCGTCGTGAACGCACTGCACGCGTTCGCCTTCGGGTCACCGGCCGGCGCCTCGGCGGTTTGGGACTTGCTTTTCGGAGCGGGCCGAAAACAGCGCCCATCCGGCGCCGGCGGCAGCGACCAGAGCGATCACCAAGGCCAGGGGTGCTACCAAGCGTGAAAGCCCTCCTGGCGCAGAGTGCGTTTCGTAAGTGGTCGATGCGTAGTCGTCCGCGGCGGTCAGCTTGGGCATGCGGGCGATCCTAGCCGCACAGCCTAGCAAAGCATTGCAGCGTTCAGTGCCGTCGCTGTTGGTGAACCCACCCCACACCACCTTCAGCGTCGGCGCTTCGGTCTCCGGC is drawn from Candidatus Mycolicibacterium alkanivorans and contains these coding sequences:
- a CDS encoding MspA family porin, which gives rise to MLKRFAALAGVCLLVQTGAAPLALADPPADPNVAPVANTEPAPGGPAGPIPSAAPGVLKTPDGWVLNVSGKDESMEPVASLTNSPWSREYLVDGTFTASVTGGGSTKLAGGTLEAGYQIGCGIVQDDIESIASAGVTPGVGIPLVSGSLLPITLGLSASYQMKIDLKPGTVNIVPVGKKSFKGTAPRISITGYRIKIDGCAGQSFIRSYATFTSSTDNTDDVVTYLGVTKAV